From a region of the Poecile atricapillus isolate bPoeAtr1 chromosome 16, bPoeAtr1.hap1, whole genome shotgun sequence genome:
- the ANHX gene encoding anomalous homeobox protein → MMMKQFMAMLKKNENNHPPSTKLLNLAEQLCQELQSSSPNLEKLVGAVMGCKSKTYFLTNIHVVRACVSVHIHKGEHDAACKLLKCCKAEEKKELVQLWHEIHYQRFMEEHKIHFLTPLQKFRCRKRNPPPTSLCPEGLKTRNYPQEVRQHLQRFAAEVTANPNKKQRDGLARDMNLQPTQVYNWFANYRRRKSRLRHVKVSNSSCPERASAHKEPQDKGSNTPQTADGSPVGISPEQMDITPMPCEPGQEQPPEGTYLKMLESSCMQSPEPLYEAGTSMVLCTTHSAEQPVPFGTEAVMEPQTCSGSPVLLPGEAVGRAAASFCQESFVLCSYEPLPVVNYYLPMWWAPCSTAGVFGSVWTPGVEVPLRLCLASLKAHMFLQPMWKKAKPWDKARSWRIQLLTH, encoded by the exons ATGATGATGAAGCAGTTCATGGCCATGttaaagaagaatgaaaataatcatCCCCCATCCACCAAGCTGTTGAATCTAGCAGAACAGCTTTGCCAGGAGCTCCAGAGCTCATCTCCTAATCTGGAGAAGCTGGTTGGAGCTGTGATGGGATGCAAAAGCAAGACATACTTTCTCACTAACATCCATGTTGTCCGGGCTTGTGTGTCCGTTCATATCCATAAAGGGGAACATGATGCAGCCTGCAAACTCCTGAAG TGTTGCAAggcagaagagaagaaagagctGGTGCAACTTTGGCATGAGATTCACTACCAGCGGTTTATGGAGGAACACAAGATACATTTTCTGACACCACTGCAGAAATTCCGCTGCAGGAAGAG GAATCCTCCACCTACTTCCCTTTGTCCTGAAGGTTTGAAGACTCGAAACTATCCACAAGAAGTACGCCAGCACCTGCAGAGGTTTGCTGCAGAGGTGACAGCAAATCCAAACAAGAAACAGCGG GATGGATTGGCTCGGGACATGAACCTGCAGCCAACTCAGGTCTATAATTGGTTTGCAAATTATCGACGTCGAAAATCCCGCCTCCGTCATGTGAAAGTGTCCAACAGTTCATGTCCTGAGAGGGCTTCGGCTCACAAAGAGCCACAGGATAAAGGATCCAACACTCCACAAACTGCAG ATGGATCTCCTGTGGGCATCAGCCCTGAGCAAATGGATATAACCCCCATGCCCTGTGAGCCAGGACAGGAGCAGCCTCCTGAAGGAACGTATTTAAAGATGCTGGAATCCAG CTGTATGCAGAGCCCTGAGCCGTTGTATGAAGCTGGAACAAGCATGGTTTTGTGCACCACTCACAGTGCTGAACAACCTGTACCTTTTGGCACTGAGGCTGTGATGGAACCacaaacctgctctggctctcctgtgctgctgcctggagaagcagtgggcagggctgctgccagctTCTGTCAGGAGAGCTTTGTCCTGTGCTCTTATGAGCCCCTTCCCGTTGTGAATTATTATCTGCCCATGTGGTGGGCCCcttgcagcactgcaggagtCTTTGGCTCTGTGTGGACTCCAGGTGTAGAAG